The Actinopolyspora erythraea genome has a segment encoding these proteins:
- a CDS encoding acetoin utilization protein AcuC, with the protein MSNECAVVWDDSLLSYDLGGDHPLHPVRLDLTMRLARSLGVLDGVRPLVPRQADEIELERSHTPGYLAAVRAAPSEGPDVGHGLGTADNPVFEGMHEASALVAGASITAAEQIVSGRANRAVNLAGGLHHAMADSAAGFCVYNDCAVAIAWMLSNGVERIAYLDIDVHHGDGVQAAFRDDPRVMTISLHQHPHTLWPGTGFPTEVGDGAAKGESVNVALPPGTDDAGWARALHAVVPSLLNAFAPQVLVTQCGADPHREDPLADLSLSVDGQRAAYRALRDFADRYAGGRWLILGGGGYALYRVVPRAWTHLLATALDRDVPAHRNVPADWIAHAATVAGNVPLPTSMTDWHDPGFTPWDGTVECSADAAVRDTRHAVFPLHGLDPVDSRD; encoded by the coding sequence ATGAGCAACGAGTGCGCGGTTGTCTGGGACGACTCCTTGCTGTCCTACGACCTGGGTGGTGATCATCCGCTGCACCCGGTCCGGCTGGACCTGACGATGCGACTGGCGCGTTCGTTGGGAGTGCTCGACGGCGTGCGGCCGCTGGTCCCTCGGCAGGCGGACGAGATCGAACTCGAACGGAGCCACACACCCGGCTATCTGGCGGCAGTTCGTGCCGCGCCGAGCGAGGGACCGGACGTGGGCCACGGCCTCGGTACCGCGGACAATCCGGTCTTCGAAGGGATGCATGAGGCCTCGGCGCTGGTGGCCGGGGCCTCGATAACGGCGGCGGAACAGATCGTCTCCGGGCGGGCGAACCGGGCCGTCAACCTGGCGGGCGGGCTGCACCACGCCATGGCCGACAGCGCCGCCGGGTTCTGCGTGTACAACGACTGCGCGGTGGCCATCGCCTGGATGCTGTCCAACGGGGTGGAACGGATCGCCTACCTGGACATCGACGTGCACCACGGCGACGGGGTGCAGGCGGCCTTCCGGGACGACCCCAGGGTGATGACGATCTCGCTGCACCAGCACCCCCACACCTTGTGGCCCGGCACGGGGTTTCCCACGGAGGTCGGCGACGGGGCGGCGAAGGGCGAGTCGGTGAACGTGGCGCTGCCCCCCGGTACCGACGACGCGGGATGGGCGCGGGCGCTGCACGCCGTGGTCCCCTCGCTGCTGAATGCCTTCGCCCCGCAGGTGCTGGTGACCCAGTGCGGGGCCGATCCGCACCGGGAGGATCCGCTGGCCGACCTGTCGCTGTCCGTCGACGGGCAGCGTGCCGCCTACCGCGCGCTGCGGGACTTCGCCGATCGCTACGCGGGCGGGAGGTGGTTGATCCTCGGTGGGGGAGGGTACGCGCTCTACCGGGTCGTTCCCAGAGCCTGGACGCACCTGCTCGCCACGGCTCTCGACCGGGACGTCCCGGCTCACCGGAACGTTCCGGCCGACTGGATCGCCCACGCGGCCACGGTCGCGGGCAACGTGCCGTTGCCCACCTCGATGACCGACTGGCACGATCCGGGATTCACCCCGTGGGACGGGACGGTCGAGTGCTCGGCGGATGCCGCTGTCCGGGACACGCGACACGCCGTTTTCCCGCTGCACGGGTTGGATCCCGTGGACAGTAGGGACTGA
- the galE gene encoding UDP-glucose 4-epimerase GalE, producing MKLLVTGGAGYVGSVCAARLLEAGHEVVVLDDLSTGHADAVPEGCRLVTGDVAERAGEVLAEGFDGVLHFAAKSLVAESMRDPARYWHGNVLTSVRLLDAMREHDVTRIVFSSTAAVYGQPESVPITEEAPTRPTNPYGATKLAIDHAITSYATAYGLAATSLRYFNVAGAYAGLGERHTVETHLIPIVLEAARGLREQVHIAGDDWPTPDGTCVRDYIHVRDLAEAHVLALEKSLPGDHRIYNLGNGTGFSVRQVIDACRDVTGRRIPAEVAERRPGDPATLVASSERAQQELGWYPQRREIEEIVRDAWEFVRDDRG from the coding sequence GTGAAACTGCTGGTAACCGGAGGCGCTGGGTACGTGGGCAGTGTTTGCGCCGCCCGGCTGCTCGAAGCGGGCCACGAGGTGGTGGTACTCGACGATCTGTCCACCGGGCACGCCGACGCCGTGCCCGAGGGGTGTCGGCTGGTGACCGGCGACGTCGCCGAGCGTGCCGGGGAGGTTCTCGCCGAGGGCTTCGACGGTGTACTGCACTTCGCGGCCAAGTCGTTGGTGGCCGAGTCGATGCGGGACCCGGCACGTTACTGGCACGGCAACGTGCTCACCTCGGTACGCCTGCTGGACGCGATGCGTGAGCACGACGTCACGCGGATCGTGTTCTCCTCGACCGCGGCGGTCTACGGACAGCCCGAGTCGGTCCCGATCACCGAAGAGGCGCCGACCCGCCCCACCAATCCCTACGGGGCCACCAAACTGGCCATCGACCACGCCATCACCTCCTACGCCACCGCCTACGGTCTGGCGGCCACGAGCCTGCGCTACTTCAACGTCGCGGGCGCCTACGCCGGGCTGGGCGAACGGCACACCGTGGAGACTCACCTGATTCCGATCGTTCTCGAAGCGGCACGCGGACTGCGGGAGCAGGTCCACATCGCGGGGGACGACTGGCCGACCCCGGACGGCACGTGCGTGCGGGACTACATCCACGTCCGCGACCTCGCGGAAGCGCACGTGCTGGCGTTGGAGAAGTCCCTGCCGGGCGACCACCGCATCTACAACCTCGGCAACGGCACGGGGTTCTCGGTCAGGCAGGTCATCGACGCCTGTCGCGACGTGACGGGCAGGCGGATCCCCGCGGAAGTGGCGGAACGCCGTCCCGGTGACCCCGCCACCCTGGTGGCTTCGAGTGAACGGGCCCAGCAGGAGCTGGGGTGGTATCCGCAACGCCGCGAGATCGAGGAGATCGTGCGCGACGCGTGGGAGTTCGTCCGCGACGACAGGGGCTGA
- a CDS encoding DUF4192 domain-containing protein, whose product MGSTAKQRTVRLSAPQEYVAAIPHLLGFYPRDSLVLTTLHGGPEVSRLGLTARVDLPEPRRRHELVRELVEGPISHDAPDGVIGAVVGGGSQEEADPACSRPPAPHQEPPGPPPRSELVETLREGLREAGIPLVRALWTPEVRPDGVWRCYGERWEGMTPDPASSQLAAELAVTGAVTFSSRQELAATLTPESSELRARWSAKLNLLQDEAEPHRGEAATCAADTEAVFGAIRRTARGSPLTEEDLLRVLVALSDYRVRDLAMGAALTPWSRAAEQLWFTLVRKAPEPEVADVAALLAFSAYLRGDGALASVALERVENTRPAHRLGELLRRALDSGISPRELAVVVRDTAADARMMIEQEET is encoded by the coding sequence ATGGGTTCTACCGCGAAACAACGCACTGTCCGGCTCTCGGCTCCGCAGGAGTACGTGGCGGCGATCCCGCACCTGCTCGGGTTCTACCCCCGGGACTCGCTGGTGCTGACCACGCTGCACGGTGGACCGGAGGTCTCGCGGCTGGGGCTGACCGCACGAGTGGATCTCCCCGAACCGCGGCGTCGCCACGAACTGGTGCGGGAGTTGGTGGAGGGGCCGATCTCGCACGACGCTCCCGACGGGGTGATAGGGGCGGTCGTGGGTGGCGGTTCCCAGGAGGAGGCGGATCCCGCCTGTTCCCGCCCACCAGCTCCGCACCAGGAACCCCCCGGCCCTCCACCGCGGTCCGAACTGGTGGAGACCCTGCGGGAGGGGCTGCGCGAAGCGGGCATACCACTCGTACGAGCACTCTGGACTCCCGAGGTCCGCCCGGACGGGGTCTGGCGCTGCTACGGCGAGCGGTGGGAGGGCATGACGCCCGATCCCGCTTCCTCGCAGCTGGCGGCCGAGCTGGCCGTCACCGGAGCGGTAACGTTCTCCAGCAGGCAGGAGCTCGCCGCGACGTTGACCCCGGAATCCTCGGAGCTCCGGGCCCGTTGGTCAGCGAAGCTGAACCTTCTGCAGGACGAGGCCGAACCCCACCGGGGTGAGGCGGCCACGTGCGCCGCCGACACCGAGGCGGTCTTCGGTGCGATTCGCCGCACCGCGCGCGGCAGTCCGCTTACCGAGGAGGACCTGCTGCGGGTGCTGGTGGCGCTGTCCGACTACCGCGTGCGCGATCTCGCCATGGGCGCCGCGTTGACCCCGTGGTCCCGCGCGGCCGAACAGCTGTGGTTCACGCTCGTGCGGAAGGCACCCGAGCCCGAGGTCGCCGACGTCGCCGCGCTGCTGGCCTTCTCCGCCTACCTGCGGGGCGACGGAGCACTGGCGAGCGTCGCGCTGGAACGGGTCGAGAACACCAGGCCGGCACACCGGTTGGGAGAACTGCTGCGGCGGGCGCTGGACTCCGGTATCAGTCCTCGGGAGCTCGCGGTGGTGGTGCGCGACACGGCGGCGGACGCGCGGATGATGATCGAGCAGGAGGAAACCTGA
- the galK gene encoding galactokinase produces the protein MSGAAERATKAFVAEHRADPDAVWSAPGRVNLIGEHTDYNDGYVFPFALPHRTAVAARRRDDGLLTIATHGSDGTLQRAGTLSLEALEPGEAGGWANYPAGVAWALRESGITLPGADLVVAGDVPTGAGLSSSAALECATALALLDTAGRALDGPEAPEVMDIARWTRRAENEFVGAPTGLLDQTASLRCEPAHALFFDVRSGETAQIPFDAAGSGLEVLVVDTRANHSHSESGYGDRRKGCEQAAELLGVPALRDVAAAELESSLREIPERLRPLVRHVVTENDRVLETLRRLRRGELTEVGELLTASHRSLRDDYRVSCEELDVAVEAALESGALGARMTGGGFGGSAIALVSSELRPRTERAVSEAFERHGFTAPRLFTTVPSSGAGRES, from the coding sequence GTGAGCGGGGCGGCGGAACGAGCCACGAAGGCCTTCGTGGCGGAGCACCGGGCGGATCCCGACGCGGTCTGGTCGGCTCCCGGCAGGGTCAACCTGATCGGCGAGCACACCGACTACAACGACGGCTACGTGTTCCCGTTCGCGCTGCCGCACCGCACCGCGGTGGCCGCGCGAAGGCGGGACGACGGCCTGCTGACGATAGCGACGCACGGCTCGGACGGGACGTTGCAGCGCGCCGGAACGTTGTCGCTGGAGGCTCTCGAACCGGGGGAAGCCGGCGGGTGGGCGAACTACCCGGCGGGGGTCGCCTGGGCACTCCGGGAGTCCGGGATCACGCTGCCCGGTGCGGATCTGGTCGTCGCCGGGGATGTTCCCACCGGAGCGGGGCTGTCCTCCTCGGCGGCGCTGGAGTGCGCCACCGCGCTGGCCCTGCTGGACACGGCGGGGCGGGCTCTCGACGGGCCGGAGGCACCGGAGGTCATGGACATCGCCCGGTGGACCCGGCGGGCCGAGAACGAGTTCGTCGGGGCGCCGACCGGGCTGCTGGACCAAACCGCCTCGCTTCGCTGCGAACCGGCCCACGCTCTCTTCTTCGACGTACGTTCGGGCGAGACCGCGCAGATCCCGTTCGACGCGGCGGGCAGCGGGCTGGAAGTGCTGGTCGTCGACACCCGGGCGAACCACTCGCACAGCGAGTCCGGTTACGGGGATCGGCGGAAGGGGTGCGAGCAGGCGGCCGAACTGCTCGGTGTTCCCGCCCTGCGGGACGTGGCCGCCGCCGAGCTGGAATCGAGCCTGCGGGAGATCCCCGAGCGGTTGCGCCCGTTGGTGCGGCACGTGGTGACCGAGAACGACAGGGTGCTGGAGACGCTGCGGCGACTTCGGCGGGGCGAACTCACCGAGGTCGGTGAGCTGCTGACCGCTTCGCACCGGAGCCTGCGGGACGACTACCGGGTCTCCTGCGAGGAACTCGACGTCGCCGTCGAGGCGGCGCTGGAATCGGGCGCGTTGGGGGCCCGGATGACCGGGGGCGGTTTCGGGGGATCGGCGATCGCGTTGGTCTCCTCCGAGCTGCGCCCCCGGACGGAGCGGGCCGTCAGCGAGGCGTTCGAACGGCACGGCTTCACCGCACCACGGCTGTTCACCACCGTCCCCTCTTCGGGAGCGGGACGGGAGTCGTAG
- a CDS encoding Xaa-Pro dipeptidyl-peptidase: MWRARAAVVSALVVLPLSGAPAATGETTRSPEPVIEHGAAQPVFDASEAVREDLYVTSDVDSDNDGRDDRVHVQLVRPEETERGMRVPVVYRASPYFAGGNPVTNHDVNRELYVPDGAVARAAGVGAASGRASAAESAEIGWAYQDFLLERGYAVVYAESLGSGASDGCPTSGGRNETLGAKSVIDWLNGRAPAHDSAGEPVAADWSTGKVAMMGVSYNGTLPNAVATTGVAGLETIVPIGAISSWYDYYRSDGAVVAPGGYQGEDTDVLAEYVHTNDSDCSAVIERLRREQDRLTGDYNEFWEERDYLDDVSGIDASVLAVHGLDDWNVKTGQAAQWYEALREHGVEHRIWWHQGGHLDPIGVRRDEWLRTLNRWFTHYLHGVRNGVRFEPRVTIQRADGSWHREWEWPAPAAREVSLSPTPGGAERGGLRLFGRGPSGEVETLRDDASRTVEELAKAPRSPHRLAYFTRELPRRVRISGTVRARLALSFDRPAANVTAVLVDRAPDGTVTTVTRGWTDPQNRRSPERTTPVEPGQRYRIGVSMMPDDYVLRRGHQLGLVVLSSDHDYTLRPPAGGGLRLALSGTELRVPVVLGSGKRNGVFGRPTGHSAD; the protein is encoded by the coding sequence ATGTGGCGAGCGCGAGCGGCTGTCGTCTCCGCCCTGGTGGTCCTCCCGCTGAGCGGGGCTCCCGCGGCGACGGGGGAGACCACGCGGTCACCGGAACCGGTGATCGAGCACGGCGCGGCACAACCCGTGTTCGACGCTTCCGAGGCCGTGCGCGAGGACCTGTACGTGACGTCCGACGTGGACAGCGACAACGACGGACGTGACGACAGGGTGCACGTCCAACTCGTCCGGCCCGAGGAGACCGAGCGCGGGATGCGGGTCCCGGTCGTGTACCGGGCCAGTCCCTACTTCGCGGGTGGCAATCCGGTCACCAATCACGATGTGAACCGTGAGCTCTACGTACCGGACGGGGCCGTCGCGCGGGCGGCGGGTGTCGGTGCCGCCTCCGGCAGGGCTTCGGCCGCCGAGTCCGCCGAGATCGGTTGGGCCTACCAGGACTTCCTGCTGGAACGCGGATACGCGGTCGTCTACGCCGAGTCCCTGGGGAGCGGGGCCTCCGATGGCTGCCCGACCTCGGGCGGACGCAACGAGACCCTCGGCGCCAAGTCGGTCATCGACTGGCTGAACGGCCGTGCCCCCGCTCACGACTCTGCGGGCGAGCCCGTGGCGGCCGACTGGTCCACCGGGAAGGTCGCCATGATGGGGGTCTCCTACAACGGGACGTTGCCGAACGCGGTGGCCACCACCGGGGTGGCGGGACTGGAGACGATCGTGCCGATCGGGGCGATATCCAGCTGGTACGACTACTACCGCTCGGACGGTGCGGTGGTGGCTCCCGGCGGTTACCAGGGCGAGGACACCGACGTCCTCGCCGAGTACGTGCACACTAACGACAGTGACTGCTCGGCCGTGATCGAACGGCTGCGTCGCGAGCAGGACCGGTTGACCGGCGACTACAACGAGTTCTGGGAGGAACGCGACTACCTCGACGACGTCTCCGGGATCGATGCCTCGGTGCTGGCGGTGCACGGGCTCGACGACTGGAACGTCAAGACCGGGCAGGCCGCCCAGTGGTACGAGGCGCTGCGCGAGCACGGCGTCGAGCACCGGATCTGGTGGCACCAGGGGGGACATCTCGACCCCATCGGAGTGCGCCGGGACGAGTGGCTGCGCACGCTGAACCGCTGGTTCACGCACTACCTGCACGGCGTGCGCAACGGTGTCCGCTTCGAGCCGAGGGTGACCATCCAGCGTGCCGACGGCAGCTGGCACCGTGAGTGGGAGTGGCCCGCACCCGCCGCCCGCGAGGTGTCGTTGAGCCCTACTCCCGGTGGGGCTGAGCGAGGTGGTCTACGGCTGTTCGGCCGTGGTCCGTCCGGGGAGGTCGAAACCCTGCGCGACGACGCGAGCAGGACCGTGGAGGAACTCGCGAAAGCGCCTCGTTCACCGCACCGGCTGGCCTACTTCACTCGTGAGCTACCCCGGCGGGTCCGAATCAGCGGCACGGTGCGAGCCCGCCTCGCCCTGTCGTTCGACCGTCCAGCCGCCAACGTCACCGCCGTACTGGTCGACCGTGCTCCGGACGGCACGGTCACCACGGTCACCCGGGGCTGGACCGATCCGCAGAACCGACGTTCCCCGGAGCGGACCACTCCGGTCGAACCGGGGCAGCGGTACCGGATCGGGGTGAGCATGATGCCCGACGACTACGTCCTCCGGCGGGGGCACCAGCTCGGACTGGTCGTGCTCTCCAGCGACCACGACTACACGCTGCGCCCGCCCGCCGGTGGCGGTCTGCGCCTGGCGCTGTCGGGAACCGAGCTCCGCGTCCCCGTGGTGCTCGGTTCCGGCAAGCGGAACGGCGTCTTCGGAAGGCCCACCGGGCACTCGGCGGACTGA
- a CDS encoding metal-dependent transcriptional regulator: MNDLIDTTEMYLKTIYELEEEGLVPLRARIAERLEQSGPTVSQTVARMERDGLLSVAEDRHLELTKAGRERAIGVMRKHRLAERLLVDVIGLEWEHVHSEACRWEHVMSEAVERKLVNLLGAPSTSPYGNPIPGLDDLGVGDGAPEVDTELQRVDEIARNGGGRALVCRIAEHVQLDPELMNSLKTVDVIPGNDIEIVSVVGSNKPIDVRGTSGTTQLPPSVAHAVLVRPR; this comes from the coding sequence GTGAACGATCTCATCGATACCACCGAGATGTACCTCAAGACGATTTACGAACTTGAGGAAGAGGGGCTCGTCCCGCTCCGAGCTCGCATCGCGGAGCGGTTGGAACAGAGCGGGCCGACCGTCAGCCAGACCGTGGCCCGGATGGAACGGGACGGGCTGCTGTCGGTCGCCGAGGACCGGCATCTGGAACTGACCAAGGCCGGCCGGGAACGAGCGATCGGTGTCATGCGCAAGCACCGCCTGGCCGAACGCCTGCTGGTCGACGTCATCGGTCTGGAGTGGGAGCACGTACACAGCGAGGCGTGTCGTTGGGAGCACGTGATGAGCGAGGCGGTGGAGCGCAAGCTCGTCAACCTGCTCGGGGCACCGAGCACCTCCCCCTACGGAAACCCCATTCCGGGACTGGACGACCTGGGCGTCGGTGACGGGGCGCCCGAAGTGGACACCGAACTGCAACGCGTGGACGAGATAGCCCGCAACGGCGGGGGGCGCGCGCTGGTGTGCAGGATCGCCGAGCACGTGCAGCTGGATCCCGAGCTGATGAACTCGTTGAAGACCGTGGACGTGATCCCCGGTAACGACATCGAGATAGTCTCCGTGGTCGGCAGCAACAAACCGATCGACGTACGAGGCACCTCAGGGACCACGCAGCTGCCGCCGTCCGTCGCGCACGCCGTTCTGGTCCGGCCGCGGTGA
- a CDS encoding sulfurtransferase has protein sequence MTPLITPRRLESELAGTEAPTVLDVRWNLLGPAGAEEYAERHLPGALFVDVETELAAPPGGADGGRHPLPEPEVLQRALRGAGVDAHRPVVVYDSGDGSVAARAWWLLRWAGHSRAFVLDGGFAAWVAAGLPVTTEVPDPVPGDFVVRPGNMPVTDADGARRLARTGVLLDARAGERYRGETEPVDPRAGHVPGAYNAPAAEHVADGAWRSPAELAKRFTELGVTGNEDVGAYCGSGINACSVVLALEHAGLRGPENPAVLYPGSWSEWSSSPERPVVTGAEPG, from the coding sequence ATGACTCCGCTGATCACGCCCCGTCGGCTCGAATCGGAGCTCGCCGGGACCGAGGCCCCCACCGTGCTGGACGTTCGCTGGAACCTGCTGGGGCCCGCGGGTGCCGAGGAGTACGCCGAGAGGCATCTGCCCGGAGCGCTGTTCGTCGACGTGGAAACCGAGTTGGCGGCCCCACCGGGAGGCGCGGACGGAGGACGTCATCCGTTGCCGGAGCCCGAGGTCCTGCAACGGGCGCTTCGCGGGGCGGGGGTGGATGCCCACCGGCCGGTGGTCGTCTACGACTCGGGTGACGGTTCGGTGGCGGCGCGAGCCTGGTGGTTGTTGCGCTGGGCGGGGCACTCCCGCGCGTTCGTGCTGGACGGCGGGTTCGCGGCGTGGGTGGCGGCCGGACTGCCGGTGACCACCGAGGTTCCGGACCCCGTCCCGGGAGACTTCGTGGTCCGTCCCGGAAACATGCCGGTGACCGACGCCGACGGAGCGCGGCGACTGGCGCGCACCGGTGTTCTGCTGGACGCAAGGGCCGGGGAGCGCTACAGGGGTGAGACCGAACCGGTGGACCCACGCGCCGGGCACGTCCCCGGTGCGTACAACGCTCCGGCGGCCGAGCACGTGGCCGACGGAGCGTGGCGCTCACCCGCGGAACTGGCGAAGCGCTTCACCGAGCTCGGCGTCACCGGGAACGAGGATGTGGGAGCGTACTGCGGGTCGGGGATCAACGCCTGCTCGGTGGTTCTCGCGTTGGAGCACGCGGGGCTGCGTGGTCCGGAGAACCCGGCGGTGCTCTACCCGGGCTCGTGGTCGGAGTGGTCGTCCTCGCCGGAGCGCCCCGTCGTCACCGGAGCCGAACCGGGGTGA